From one Lotus japonicus ecotype B-129 chromosome 3, LjGifu_v1.2 genomic stretch:
- the LOC130748068 gene encoding DNA repair protein RAD5A isoform X2: MGSKVSDHHLSTVRSIVGPEFTDMEIIRALHMAKNDVTAAINIIFDTQTHTPKSKPTRSTATKPRRVSPPKSTPNAVAAITDIDGGASSSCPVGPDDWWFVGCGEVAGLSTCKGRTVKSGDAVVFRFPNKKPSASPSTAKGFGRAAATCTEIVRFSTEPAGEIGRIPNEWARCLLPLVRDNKVKVEGLCKFAPDVLGIMDTIALSVSVFINRSMFVKRHQVSLKDATSSTDESVFHPLPTLFRLLGLSPFKKAELTPGDFCTNKRPFSQKEMDPPGNLLCELRPYQKQALYWMIQMEKGRSVDETDTTLHPCWDAYRLADKRELVIYLNAFSGEATIEFPSTLQMAKGGILADAMGLGKTIMTISLLVAHSGRGGSLGSQAMTQSFIEGGEVSDTVDNFSHIPKKASKFTGFDKIIKQKNALTSGCSLIICPMTLLGQWKVEIETHVSPGSLSLYVHYGQSRPRDAKSLAQSDVVITTYGVLASEFSNENAENSGGLFSIRWFRVVLDEAHTIKSSKSQVSMAAAALIADKRWCLTGTPIQNNLEDIYSLLRFLRIEPWGHWAWWNRLIQKPFEGGDERGLKLVQSILKPIMLRRTKNSTDREGKPILVLPPADMQIIYCEPTDAEKDFYEALFKRSKVKFDQFVEQGRVLHNYASILELLLRLRQCCDHPFLVMSRGDTQEFTDLNKLARRFLKGTSNASEGETKNAPSRAYVQEVVEELRKGEQGECPICLESFEDSVLTPCAHRLCRECLLASWRSSTSGLCPVCRKIISKQDLITAPTESRFQVDIEKNWVESCKVTVLLNELKSLCSSGSKSIVFSQWTAFLDLLQTPFTRNNISFVRLDGTLNQQQREKVIKKFSEDSDTMVLLMSLKAGGVGINLTAASNAFVMDPWWNPAVEEQAVMRIHRIGQTEKVAIKRFIVKGTVEERMEAVKARKQRMISGALTDQEVRTARIEELKMLFT, translated from the exons ATGGGGAGCAAAGTCTCCGACCACCACCTATCCACCGTCCGATCCATCGTCGGTCCCGAATTCACCGACATGGAAATCATCAGAGCCCTACACATGGCCAAAAACGACGTCACCGCCGCCATCAACATCATCTTCGACACCCAAACCCACACCCCCAAATCCAAACCCACCcgctccaccgccaccaaaccgCGACGAGTTTCTCCTCCTAAATCAACCCCTAACGCTGTCGCCGCCATCACCGACATCGACGGAGGAGCTAGCAGTAGCTGCCCTGTTGGGCCCGACGATTGGTGGTTTGTGGGTTGCGGTGAAGTGGCAGGGTTGTCGACTTGTAAAGGGAGAACTGTGAAATCAGGTGATGCAGTGGTTTTCAGGTTTCCCAACAAGAAGCCCTCTGCTTCGCCCTCTACGGCTAAAGGGTTCGGACGTGCCGCCGCAACTTGTACGGAGATTGTTCGATTTTCGACTGAGCCAGCTGGAGAG ATTGGTAGAATACCAAACGAATGGGCTCGGTGTCTCTTGCCTCTTGTGCGGGATAATAAGGTTAAGGTTGAAGGGCTATGTAAATTTGCGCCTGATGTTTTGGGCATCATGGACACCATTGCTTTGTCGGTCAG TGTCTTCATCAATAGGTCAATGTTTGTTAAGCGTCACCAGGTTTCTCTCAAGGATGCTACCAGTTCCACAGATGAATCAGTGTTTCATCCTCTTCCAACCCTGTTTCGGTTGCTTGGCCTTAGCCCTTTTAAGAAG GCAGAGTTAACTCCTGGTGACTTCTGTACCAACAAGCGTCCTTTCAGCCAAAAG GAAATGGATCCCCCTGGAAATCTTCTATGTGAATTGCGGCCCTATCAAAAGCAGGCACTTTATTGGATGATCCAGATGGAGAAGGGACGATCTGTAGATGAGACAGATACAACTCTTCATCCATGTTGGGATGCATATCGCCTGGCTGACAA GAGGGAGCTTGTTATTTATTTGAATGCATTTTCTGGTGAAGCTACAATAGAATTTCCTAGCACCCTTCAAATGGCCAAAGGAGGA ATTTTGGCAGATGCTATGGGGCTTGGAAAGACCATCATGACCATATCCCTTCTTGTTGCCCATTCAGGAAGGGGTGGATCATTAGGCAGTCAAGCGATGACTCAGTCCTTCATTGAAGGTGGTGAGGTTAGTGATACAGTGGACAATTTTTCTCACATACCGAAGAAAGCATCCAAATTTACTGGTTTTGATAAAATCATAAAGCAAAAGAATGCTCTAACAAGTGGATGCAGCTTGATAATATGTCCCATGACTCTTCTCGGGCAGTGGAAG GTAGAGATTGAAACTCATGTCAGTCCTGGGTCTCTTTCTCTATATGTTCATTATGGACAAAGTAGGCCAAGAGATGCAAAAAGTCTGGCCCAAAGTGATGTTGTAATTACAACATATGGAGTTTTGGCTTCTGAATTTTCCAATGAG AATGCAGAGAATAGTGGTGGACTCTTCTCTATTCGGTGGTTTAGAGTGGTCCTTGATGAGGCACATACTATAAAATCTTCTAAAAGCCAAGTTTCTATGGCAGCTGCTGCTCTAATTGCTGACAAACGTTGGTGTCTTACTGGGACTCCTATCCAG AACAACCTGGAGGATATTTACAGTCTTCTTCGGTTTCTGAGAATAGAGCCTTGGGGTCATTGGGCCTG GTGGAACAGACTAATTCAGAAACCTTTTGAGGGTGGCGATGAGAGAGGGTTGAAGTTAGTTCAGTCCATTTTGAAGCCAATCATGTTGAGGAGAACCAAAAATAGCACAGATCGAGAGGGAAA ACCTATCCTAGTTCTTCCTCCAGCGGATATGCAGATAATTTACTGTGAACCCACAGACGCTGAAAAGGACTTTTATGAGGCCCTATTTAAAAGATCTAAg GTAAAGTTCGACCAGTTTGTTGAACAAGGGCGCGTTCTTCATAATTATGCTTCCATACTAGAGTTACTTTTACGCCTTCGGCAATGTTGTGATCATCCATTTCTTGTAATGAG TCGGGGTGATACTCAAGAATTTACTGATCTAAACAAACTAGCTAGGCGCTTCCTTAAAGGAACCTCTAATGCTTCAGAAGGTGAAACCAAAAATGCGCCCTCACGGGCTTATGTTCAAGAAGTTGTGGAAGAGCTACGTAAAGGGGAGCAGGGAGAATGTCCAATATGTCTTGAATCATTTGAAGATTCAGTGTTAACGCCTTGTGCTCACCGTTTATGCCGGGAATGCCTCTTGGCAAGTTGGCGGAGTTCTACTTCTGGTTTATGTCCTGTTTGTAG GAAAATAATCAGCAAGCAGGATCTCATCACTGCCCCTACTGAGAGTCGGTTTCAGGTTGATATTGAGAAGAACTGGGTAGAGTCATGCAAGGTAACTGTTCTTTTGAATGAACTTAAAAGTCTCTGCTCATCAGGCTCCAAGAGCATTGTTTTCAGCCAGTGGACTGCTTTTCTTGACCTCTTGCAGACCCCCTTTACTCG GAACAACATTTCATTTGTTCGTCTTGATGGGACTTTGAATCAGCAGCAGCGGGAAAAAGTAATCAAAAAATTCTCAGAAGACAGCGACACCATG GTGTTATTGATGTCTCTAAAAGCTGGAGGAGTGGGTATAAACCTAACAGCTGCTTCCAATGCTTTTGTGATG GACCCATGGTGGAATCCGGCTGTTGAGGAACAAGCTGTTATGCGTATTCATCGCATTGGACAAACAGAGAAGGTGGCCATCAAACGGTTTATTGTGAAG GGGACAGTTGAGGAGAGAATGGAAGCAGTAAAAGCACGTAAACAACGAATGATTTCTGGTGCCTTGACCGATCAAGAAGTTCGAACTGCACGGATTGAGGAGTTGAAGATGCTTTTTACTTAA
- the LOC130748068 gene encoding DNA repair protein RAD5A isoform X1, with product MGSKVSDHHLSTVRSIVGPEFTDMEIIRALHMAKNDVTAAINIIFDTQTHTPKSKPTRSTATKPRRVSPPKSTPNAVAAITDIDGGASSSCPVGPDDWWFVGCGEVAGLSTCKGRTVKSGDAVVFRFPNKKPSASPSTAKGFGRAAATCTEIVRFSTEPAGEIGRIPNEWARCLLPLVRDNKVKVEGLCKFAPDVLGIMDTIALSVSVFINRSMFVKRHQVSLKDATSSTDESVFHPLPTLFRLLGLSPFKKAELTPGDFCTNKRPFSQKVTLPHAKTERPSQNGDENENDDSISEVDLENIVGVGSGSELEEMDPPGNLLCELRPYQKQALYWMIQMEKGRSVDETDTTLHPCWDAYRLADKRELVIYLNAFSGEATIEFPSTLQMAKGGILADAMGLGKTIMTISLLVAHSGRGGSLGSQAMTQSFIEGGEVSDTVDNFSHIPKKASKFTGFDKIIKQKNALTSGCSLIICPMTLLGQWKVEIETHVSPGSLSLYVHYGQSRPRDAKSLAQSDVVITTYGVLASEFSNENAENSGGLFSIRWFRVVLDEAHTIKSSKSQVSMAAAALIADKRWCLTGTPIQNNLEDIYSLLRFLRIEPWGHWAWWNRLIQKPFEGGDERGLKLVQSILKPIMLRRTKNSTDREGKPILVLPPADMQIIYCEPTDAEKDFYEALFKRSKVKFDQFVEQGRVLHNYASILELLLRLRQCCDHPFLVMSRGDTQEFTDLNKLARRFLKGTSNASEGETKNAPSRAYVQEVVEELRKGEQGECPICLESFEDSVLTPCAHRLCRECLLASWRSSTSGLCPVCRKIISKQDLITAPTESRFQVDIEKNWVESCKVTVLLNELKSLCSSGSKSIVFSQWTAFLDLLQTPFTRNNISFVRLDGTLNQQQREKVIKKFSEDSDTMVLLMSLKAGGVGINLTAASNAFVMDPWWNPAVEEQAVMRIHRIGQTEKVAIKRFIVKGTVEERMEAVKARKQRMISGALTDQEVRTARIEELKMLFT from the exons ATGGGGAGCAAAGTCTCCGACCACCACCTATCCACCGTCCGATCCATCGTCGGTCCCGAATTCACCGACATGGAAATCATCAGAGCCCTACACATGGCCAAAAACGACGTCACCGCCGCCATCAACATCATCTTCGACACCCAAACCCACACCCCCAAATCCAAACCCACCcgctccaccgccaccaaaccgCGACGAGTTTCTCCTCCTAAATCAACCCCTAACGCTGTCGCCGCCATCACCGACATCGACGGAGGAGCTAGCAGTAGCTGCCCTGTTGGGCCCGACGATTGGTGGTTTGTGGGTTGCGGTGAAGTGGCAGGGTTGTCGACTTGTAAAGGGAGAACTGTGAAATCAGGTGATGCAGTGGTTTTCAGGTTTCCCAACAAGAAGCCCTCTGCTTCGCCCTCTACGGCTAAAGGGTTCGGACGTGCCGCCGCAACTTGTACGGAGATTGTTCGATTTTCGACTGAGCCAGCTGGAGAG ATTGGTAGAATACCAAACGAATGGGCTCGGTGTCTCTTGCCTCTTGTGCGGGATAATAAGGTTAAGGTTGAAGGGCTATGTAAATTTGCGCCTGATGTTTTGGGCATCATGGACACCATTGCTTTGTCGGTCAG TGTCTTCATCAATAGGTCAATGTTTGTTAAGCGTCACCAGGTTTCTCTCAAGGATGCTACCAGTTCCACAGATGAATCAGTGTTTCATCCTCTTCCAACCCTGTTTCGGTTGCTTGGCCTTAGCCCTTTTAAGAAG GCAGAGTTAACTCCTGGTGACTTCTGTACCAACAAGCGTCCTTTCAGCCAAAAG GTCACATTACCCCATGCCAAGACTGAGCGTCCTTCTCAAAATGGTGATGAGAATGAAAATGATGATTCCATTTCTGAAGTTGATCTTGAAAACATTGTTGGTGTCGGATCAGGCTCAGAGTTAGAG GAAATGGATCCCCCTGGAAATCTTCTATGTGAATTGCGGCCCTATCAAAAGCAGGCACTTTATTGGATGATCCAGATGGAGAAGGGACGATCTGTAGATGAGACAGATACAACTCTTCATCCATGTTGGGATGCATATCGCCTGGCTGACAA GAGGGAGCTTGTTATTTATTTGAATGCATTTTCTGGTGAAGCTACAATAGAATTTCCTAGCACCCTTCAAATGGCCAAAGGAGGA ATTTTGGCAGATGCTATGGGGCTTGGAAAGACCATCATGACCATATCCCTTCTTGTTGCCCATTCAGGAAGGGGTGGATCATTAGGCAGTCAAGCGATGACTCAGTCCTTCATTGAAGGTGGTGAGGTTAGTGATACAGTGGACAATTTTTCTCACATACCGAAGAAAGCATCCAAATTTACTGGTTTTGATAAAATCATAAAGCAAAAGAATGCTCTAACAAGTGGATGCAGCTTGATAATATGTCCCATGACTCTTCTCGGGCAGTGGAAG GTAGAGATTGAAACTCATGTCAGTCCTGGGTCTCTTTCTCTATATGTTCATTATGGACAAAGTAGGCCAAGAGATGCAAAAAGTCTGGCCCAAAGTGATGTTGTAATTACAACATATGGAGTTTTGGCTTCTGAATTTTCCAATGAG AATGCAGAGAATAGTGGTGGACTCTTCTCTATTCGGTGGTTTAGAGTGGTCCTTGATGAGGCACATACTATAAAATCTTCTAAAAGCCAAGTTTCTATGGCAGCTGCTGCTCTAATTGCTGACAAACGTTGGTGTCTTACTGGGACTCCTATCCAG AACAACCTGGAGGATATTTACAGTCTTCTTCGGTTTCTGAGAATAGAGCCTTGGGGTCATTGGGCCTG GTGGAACAGACTAATTCAGAAACCTTTTGAGGGTGGCGATGAGAGAGGGTTGAAGTTAGTTCAGTCCATTTTGAAGCCAATCATGTTGAGGAGAACCAAAAATAGCACAGATCGAGAGGGAAA ACCTATCCTAGTTCTTCCTCCAGCGGATATGCAGATAATTTACTGTGAACCCACAGACGCTGAAAAGGACTTTTATGAGGCCCTATTTAAAAGATCTAAg GTAAAGTTCGACCAGTTTGTTGAACAAGGGCGCGTTCTTCATAATTATGCTTCCATACTAGAGTTACTTTTACGCCTTCGGCAATGTTGTGATCATCCATTTCTTGTAATGAG TCGGGGTGATACTCAAGAATTTACTGATCTAAACAAACTAGCTAGGCGCTTCCTTAAAGGAACCTCTAATGCTTCAGAAGGTGAAACCAAAAATGCGCCCTCACGGGCTTATGTTCAAGAAGTTGTGGAAGAGCTACGTAAAGGGGAGCAGGGAGAATGTCCAATATGTCTTGAATCATTTGAAGATTCAGTGTTAACGCCTTGTGCTCACCGTTTATGCCGGGAATGCCTCTTGGCAAGTTGGCGGAGTTCTACTTCTGGTTTATGTCCTGTTTGTAG GAAAATAATCAGCAAGCAGGATCTCATCACTGCCCCTACTGAGAGTCGGTTTCAGGTTGATATTGAGAAGAACTGGGTAGAGTCATGCAAGGTAACTGTTCTTTTGAATGAACTTAAAAGTCTCTGCTCATCAGGCTCCAAGAGCATTGTTTTCAGCCAGTGGACTGCTTTTCTTGACCTCTTGCAGACCCCCTTTACTCG GAACAACATTTCATTTGTTCGTCTTGATGGGACTTTGAATCAGCAGCAGCGGGAAAAAGTAATCAAAAAATTCTCAGAAGACAGCGACACCATG GTGTTATTGATGTCTCTAAAAGCTGGAGGAGTGGGTATAAACCTAACAGCTGCTTCCAATGCTTTTGTGATG GACCCATGGTGGAATCCGGCTGTTGAGGAACAAGCTGTTATGCGTATTCATCGCATTGGACAAACAGAGAAGGTGGCCATCAAACGGTTTATTGTGAAG GGGACAGTTGAGGAGAGAATGGAAGCAGTAAAAGCACGTAAACAACGAATGATTTCTGGTGCCTTGACCGATCAAGAAGTTCGAACTGCACGGATTGAGGAGTTGAAGATGCTTTTTACTTAA